The DNA segment CTCGTAGTTTATCAAACGAAGTATTGACAAGAATTGAGCCTAAAACAGTACACCTAAGCCAAAAGAATGGGGACTTTTTTGTAAAGTCAGTAACTGGAGGCCAGCGTTATTATAAATATATAAGAACAGGGGTTCAGCGCAATCGTGTTTTGAATAATTGGTTACGTATTGTCGGTTTATTTGTGGGTGTGTTAGGTGTGGTTGGCTTGCTAATCGAGCCTAAAGTTCGCCGCTTGAGATCTTTTGGCTAAATGCTAAGCTAGCCGCGATTTAACTGATTATGAATGACTTATGTTATCTAACACGCTAAAAATCGTGGTTGGCTCCCACAACCCAGTAAAAGTTAATGCAATTAAAACGGCTTTTGAAACCTACTTTCCGCAAAGTGACATTGAATGTATTGGTATGCATGCACCGTCTTTAGTGGCTGAACAGCCAATGACGGCTAAAGAAACCCGAGATGGTGCTGTCAATCGATTGCGTTATTGCCAACAACATGCCCAAGCAGATTTTTATGCGGCAATTGAAGGTGGCGTTGACTTGTTTGAAGATGGCCCTGCCACTTTTGCTTATATTGCCATAGCAAATGACAGCGATATGTCGTTAGGGCGTGGTGCCAATCTGCCATTACCAATGAGTGTTTATCAGCGATTGCAAAATGGTGATGAGTTAGGTCCTTTGATGGATGAATTGTTTAATACCAATAATATTAAACAAAAAGGTGGCGCGATTGGCTTGCTTACTAATGGCCATGCAACCCGTGAAGCGAATTACACTCATGCGGCCAT comes from the Psychrobium sp. MM17-31 genome and includes:
- the yjjX gene encoding inosine/xanthosine triphosphatase, with the translated sequence MLSNTLKIVVGSHNPVKVNAIKTAFETYFPQSDIECIGMHAPSLVAEQPMTAKETRDGAVNRLRYCQQHAQADFYAAIEGGVDLFEDGPATFAYIAIANDSDMSLGRGANLPLPMSVYQRLQNGDELGPLMDELFNTNNIKQKGGAIGLLTNGHATREANYTHAAILAMARFAHAEFYA